A single Bremerella cremea DNA region contains:
- a CDS encoding C-terminal binding protein, translated as MSKYRVLLTDFAWEDLEIEKQTLTDGGAELIVATEKDEDSLAALAQQHQVDAIMTNWAQVTEKVISASPNVKIVARLGIGLDNIDMDYCTQHGILVTNTPDYCLIEVAEHTLALLFACARKVAMYHHDTMSGKYDLQAGPMMRRMEGQTLGIVGLGNIGEILAKKAKCLGLNVLATSRSGKTMEGVETVELDRLLAESDFVSLLIPATPETRKSFGAEQFRKMKPTAYLINTARGAIVDHDALAAALEGGEIAGAALDVQDPEPCDLTIAPYNDPRVIVTPHAAFVSVESLENMRSRVARQVIDCLEGKTPENVRNGLAAG; from the coding sequence ATGTCGAAATATCGTGTTTTGTTGACCGACTTTGCTTGGGAAGATTTGGAAATTGAGAAGCAAACCCTGACCGATGGCGGGGCAGAATTGATTGTGGCGACCGAAAAAGACGAAGATTCGCTGGCCGCGCTCGCGCAACAGCACCAAGTCGACGCCATCATGACCAACTGGGCCCAAGTCACCGAAAAGGTCATTTCCGCTTCGCCCAACGTCAAGATCGTGGCCCGGCTGGGGATTGGGCTCGATAATATCGACATGGATTACTGCACCCAGCACGGCATCTTGGTCACCAACACGCCAGATTACTGCTTGATTGAGGTCGCCGAGCATACGCTGGCATTGCTGTTTGCGTGTGCCAGAAAGGTGGCGATGTATCATCACGACACGATGAGCGGCAAGTACGACCTGCAAGCAGGCCCGATGATGCGGCGGATGGAAGGGCAAACGCTGGGGATTGTCGGCCTGGGAAATATCGGTGAGATCCTGGCCAAGAAAGCGAAGTGCCTGGGGCTGAACGTCCTGGCGACCAGCCGCAGCGGAAAAACGATGGAGGGTGTCGAAACGGTTGAGCTCGATCGCCTGCTGGCCGAGTCCGATTTTGTTTCGCTGCTGATTCCCGCCACGCCGGAAACCCGGAAGTCGTTTGGTGCCGAGCAGTTCCGTAAAATGAAACCGACCGCCTACCTGATCAATACGGCCCGCGGAGCGATCGTCGATCACGACGCCCTGGCCGCCGCCTTGGAAGGAGGCGAAATCGCCGGCGCGGCGCTCGACGTGCAAGATCCGGAACCGTGCGACTTGACGATCGCCCCCTACAACGACCCCCGCGTGATCGTCACCCCGCACGCCGCGTTTGTCAGCGTTGAATCGCTAGAAAACATGCGCAGCCGTGTCGCCCGCCAGGTGATTGATTGTCTGGAAGGAAAGACCCCAGAAAACGTCCGCAACGGCCTTGCTGCCGGGTAA
- a CDS encoding HAMP domain-containing methyl-accepting chemotaxis protein, whose translation MLSRLNIMQKTILGFGTVLLLMIVSGFVAWNGTRRASEGFDEYRRKTLNASTCSDALVEMMQLRFLVKSFDFTGDPAVVEHFNKLETKISSQLQQAEQSIRNPQRRAKVVEIENAVQQYSDAFTEVAESRLKRDQLWSGTIAGKGSSIAQNLLLVIDSESNDPQTKSEKAAVASLNNLMRARVGLYRLIYTTDMNYKTDALEALTQLKASLAQLDSLTENPESKRLIAQMILDTNAYQEGFEQLSAALANERSLVAEKLDLIGPHVAELAQTINREIADDQQELGAQVQAANQTTLWVLPFVSIAALMIGAILAIVLSRSIVLPIRRVMTILGHVSDGDLRQRLEVKSHDEIGSMSNSLNHMVENLQKAMTALSQNSQAIARSAEDMNSTADNMTNISHETKTQSTSAAAAAEELSVNMRTMSEMSLDMSKNMDIVASAVEEMSISINQIAANMDQVSHVASEAHRLTEGSRNQLSQLNLAANEIGDVVELIQDIAEQTNLLALNATIEAARAGEAGKGFAVVAGEVKELARQTGDATGDIERRVSSMQSSSNESMQSIDAIREVIEKLNSISQSVAAAVEEQSATTQEIANNVARTNEAVQQVSQSVNESATAGEEIARSVASVDTSALRVSEGAGQTKSCSGTLGGISQQLQTLVGQFQV comes from the coding sequence ATGTTAAGTCGCCTGAATATCATGCAAAAGACCATCTTGGGTTTTGGCACCGTATTGCTCTTGATGATCGTCTCTGGCTTTGTCGCTTGGAACGGAACACGTCGTGCGTCTGAAGGTTTTGACGAGTACCGCAGGAAGACACTAAACGCGAGTACGTGCTCGGATGCCCTCGTAGAAATGATGCAGCTCCGCTTCCTGGTCAAAAGCTTCGACTTCACGGGGGACCCGGCAGTTGTCGAACATTTCAACAAGCTCGAGACCAAAATCAGTTCGCAATTGCAGCAAGCCGAACAATCGATCAGAAATCCCCAGCGCCGTGCAAAGGTGGTGGAGATCGAGAATGCCGTTCAGCAATATAGCGACGCTTTTACCGAAGTTGCTGAGAGCCGCTTGAAACGAGATCAGCTATGGAGCGGCACGATCGCAGGCAAGGGTTCTAGCATCGCCCAGAACCTGTTGCTGGTCATCGATTCCGAGAGCAACGACCCGCAAACCAAATCCGAAAAAGCAGCGGTCGCTTCGCTCAATAACCTGATGCGTGCGCGGGTTGGCTTGTATCGTCTGATCTATACGACCGACATGAACTACAAGACCGACGCGTTGGAAGCACTTACGCAGCTCAAAGCCAGTCTGGCTCAACTCGATTCGCTAACCGAAAATCCAGAGAGCAAACGTTTAATTGCTCAGATGATTCTGGATACCAACGCCTACCAAGAAGGGTTCGAGCAACTGTCTGCTGCCTTGGCGAACGAGCGCTCGTTAGTAGCCGAGAAACTCGACCTGATTGGTCCTCATGTGGCCGAGCTTGCTCAAACGATTAACCGAGAAATTGCCGACGATCAACAAGAATTGGGAGCCCAAGTTCAAGCTGCCAATCAAACGACCCTTTGGGTTTTACCTTTCGTCAGCATAGCTGCCCTGATGATTGGGGCCATCCTGGCCATTGTCCTCAGCCGCTCTATCGTGCTTCCTATTCGTCGTGTGATGACCATCTTGGGGCATGTGTCGGATGGTGACTTACGGCAACGTTTGGAAGTGAAAAGTCACGATGAAATCGGCAGCATGTCGAATTCGTTGAATCACATGGTCGAGAACCTGCAAAAGGCGATGACCGCCCTTTCGCAAAACAGTCAGGCCATCGCCCGTTCTGCCGAAGACATGAACTCGACCGCCGACAACATGACCAACATCTCGCACGAAACCAAAACACAATCGACCTCAGCGGCTGCCGCTGCGGAAGAACTTTCGGTCAATATGCGCACGATGTCCGAGATGTCGCTTGACATGTCGAAGAACATGGACATCGTGGCCAGTGCGGTCGAAGAGATGTCGATCAGCATCAACCAAATTGCTGCCAACATGGACCAAGTGAGCCACGTTGCTTCCGAGGCCCATCGCTTGACCGAAGGGAGCCGCAATCAGCTATCGCAGTTGAACCTCGCTGCCAACGAGATCGGCGATGTGGTTGAGTTAATCCAAGACATCGCCGAGCAAACCAATCTGTTGGCATTGAACGCCACCATCGAGGCGGCCCGCGCCGGGGAAGCCGGCAAAGGCTTCGCCGTCGTGGCAGGCGAAGTCAAGGAACTCGCTCGTCAAACCGGCGACGCCACCGGCGATATCGAACGCCGCGTGTCGAGCATGCAATCGAGTTCCAACGAATCAATGCAATCGATCGATGCGATTCGCGAAGTGATCGAGAAGCTCAACTCGATTTCGCAAAGTGTGGCCGCAGCCGTCGAGGAACAATCGGCCACCACCCAGGAAATCGCCAACAACGTCGCCCGTACCAATGAGGCCGTGCAGCAAGTCTCGCAATCGGTCAACGAATCGGCAACCGCCGGCGAAGAAATCGCCCGCTCAGTGGCCTCGGTCGATACCAGCGCCTTACGCGTCTCAGAAGGAGCCGGCCAAACCAAGAGCTGCAGCGGCACGCTCGGTGGCATCTCGCAGCAGTTGCAAACCTTGGTGGGACAGTTCCAGGTTTAA
- the miaB gene encoding tRNA (N6-isopentenyl adenosine(37)-C2)-methylthiotransferase MiaB, which produces MEKRLYIETVGCQMNMLDSELVVATLRKQGYVLTNSPDEADTLLFNTCSVREQAENKTYSHLGVLRDLKKQHPEKIIGVMGCMAQNHQHKIFTRAPYVDLIVGPGQLHQIPSMIDKIAAGEGKQIEVSLGRKDGTRDQITRSHESFDPLRDPEMRPTPFQAYVRIQIGCDKFCTYCIVPSVRGPEQGRSPEDILRESRHLAEHGTVEITLVGQTVNSYKATDSNGKLWRLADLLAELQEIEGLERIKFVTNYPKDMTRELLEAVRDLSKVSPYLHVPLQSGSDEVLKRMKRGYTVADYREMMARIREIVPGYAVSSDFIVGFCGETDEDFQKTVELVEECRFKNSFIFKYSEREGTRGADLFIDDIPHHVKQQRNNDLLAIQNRISLEDNQKLIGDTVQVLVEGPSKTALKSGEGIENSHATQLIGRTHCDRIVVFDGNPRQIGKILPVVVYDCHAHTLFGEVVTQECGPELFALG; this is translated from the coding sequence ATGGAAAAACGTCTTTACATTGAAACCGTCGGTTGTCAGATGAACATGCTCGATAGCGAGCTGGTAGTGGCTACGCTGCGCAAGCAAGGCTACGTACTGACAAATTCTCCGGACGAAGCCGATACTCTGCTGTTCAACACCTGCAGCGTTCGCGAACAAGCCGAAAACAAAACCTACAGCCATCTGGGCGTGCTTCGCGATTTGAAGAAGCAGCATCCTGAGAAGATCATCGGCGTGATGGGCTGCATGGCGCAGAATCACCAGCATAAGATCTTCACCCGGGCGCCTTACGTCGACTTGATTGTCGGCCCTGGTCAGCTACATCAGATCCCATCGATGATCGACAAGATCGCTGCCGGAGAAGGAAAGCAGATCGAAGTTAGCCTTGGCCGCAAAGATGGCACGCGCGATCAGATTACTCGCAGCCACGAGAGCTTCGATCCACTGCGCGACCCTGAGATGCGTCCTACGCCGTTTCAGGCCTACGTGCGCATTCAAATTGGCTGCGACAAGTTCTGCACCTACTGCATCGTCCCCAGCGTGCGTGGCCCCGAGCAAGGCCGTTCGCCAGAAGACATCCTCCGCGAAAGCCGCCACCTGGCCGAACACGGCACCGTCGAGATCACCTTGGTGGGGCAAACGGTCAACAGCTACAAAGCGACCGATTCCAACGGCAAGCTGTGGCGCCTGGCCGATCTGCTGGCCGAACTACAAGAGATCGAAGGGCTCGAACGAATCAAGTTTGTTACCAACTATCCCAAAGATATGACACGGGAACTGTTGGAAGCCGTACGCGATTTAAGCAAGGTTTCGCCTTACCTGCACGTGCCGCTGCAAAGTGGCTCGGACGAAGTACTCAAGCGGATGAAGCGTGGCTACACCGTGGCCGACTACCGCGAAATGATGGCCCGCATTCGCGAGATTGTGCCTGGCTATGCCGTCAGCAGCGACTTTATTGTCGGTTTCTGTGGCGAGACCGACGAAGACTTCCAAAAGACGGTCGAACTGGTCGAAGAATGCCGCTTCAAGAACAGCTTTATCTTTAAGTACAGCGAGCGCGAAGGAACCCGCGGGGCTGACCTGTTTATCGACGACATCCCGCACCACGTGAAGCAGCAGCGGAACAACGACCTGCTGGCCATTCAAAACCGGATCAGCTTAGAAGACAACCAGAAGTTGATCGGCGACACGGTACAAGTGTTAGTAGAAGGTCCCAGCAAGACTGCCCTAAAAAGTGGAGAGGGAATCGAGAACTCTCATGCCACCCAGCTCATCGGGCGAACCCATTGCGACCGCATTGTGGTGTTCGATGGCAATCCTCGGCAAATTGGCAAGATTCTGCCGGTAGTGGTCTACGATTGCCACGCCCACACCCTCTTTGGCGAAGTGGTCACGCAAGAATGCGGGCCAGAGTTATTCGCACTCGGTTAA
- a CDS encoding Gfo/Idh/MocA family protein, translated as MDRRQFLTTAAATTAIAALPRVTFAQDLQDIKPKRVGLIGCGWYGKCDLLRLIQVAPVEVVSICDVDTQMRQGAADIIASRQKSGQQPRQFGDYREMLKEKDLDICLIGTPDHWHALPMIEAVRAGADVYVQKPISRDIAEGQAMLAAARKYDRVVQVGTQRRSTAHLIEARDKVVKEGLLGTIGHAEICCYYGMGRNAKRDNCPPPEYLDFDMWTGPAPKLPFNPVMHPRSWRMFKEFGNGIMGDMCIHMLDTVRWMLDLGWPTSVNSRGGTYVWKDATGNVPDTQVATFDFPELDVVWTHRAYGDAPDRDYPWAVFLYGDKGTLKASVNKYEFFPRGRREPTLSGSPKVEWDKYPEDQHEKDLEQHVAAANRAHQRDFLQAVENRTKPVADIEQGHISTASCILANMSQELGRSLAWDPAKHEVVGDDEANQMLAREYREGYEHPTADNV; from the coding sequence ATGGATCGTCGTCAGTTTCTGACCACCGCTGCCGCTACTACCGCGATTGCTGCTTTGCCGCGTGTTACGTTTGCCCAAGATTTGCAGGATATCAAACCGAAGCGGGTCGGCTTGATTGGCTGTGGTTGGTATGGCAAGTGCGATCTGCTGCGGTTGATTCAGGTTGCTCCGGTCGAAGTCGTTTCGATTTGCGATGTCGATACTCAGATGCGGCAAGGTGCAGCCGACATCATTGCTTCCCGCCAAAAATCAGGTCAGCAGCCTCGACAATTTGGCGACTATCGCGAGATGCTCAAGGAAAAGGATCTCGATATCTGTTTGATCGGCACACCAGACCATTGGCATGCGCTGCCAATGATCGAGGCGGTGCGTGCTGGGGCCGATGTTTACGTGCAGAAGCCGATCAGCCGCGATATCGCCGAAGGTCAGGCCATGTTGGCTGCGGCTCGTAAGTACGATCGCGTGGTTCAGGTCGGCACGCAGCGTCGCAGCACGGCGCACTTGATCGAGGCCCGCGATAAGGTCGTTAAGGAAGGTTTGCTCGGCACGATCGGGCACGCCGAAATTTGTTGCTATTACGGCATGGGACGCAACGCCAAGCGAGACAATTGCCCACCTCCAGAGTATCTCGACTTCGATATGTGGACCGGCCCGGCCCCCAAATTGCCGTTCAACCCGGTGATGCACCCCCGCAGCTGGCGCATGTTCAAGGAATTTGGTAACGGCATCATGGGCGATATGTGCATTCACATGCTCGACACGGTGCGGTGGATGCTCGATCTCGGTTGGCCCACTTCGGTCAACAGCCGAGGTGGCACGTATGTCTGGAAAGACGCCACCGGTAACGTGCCTGATACCCAAGTGGCGACGTTCGATTTCCCGGAACTTGATGTCGTGTGGACCCATCGCGCCTATGGCGACGCCCCAGACCGCGATTACCCCTGGGCTGTTTTTCTGTACGGCGATAAGGGAACGCTGAAAGCAAGCGTCAACAAGTACGAGTTCTTCCCACGAGGCCGCCGCGAACCAACCCTCAGCGGTTCCCCCAAGGTCGAGTGGGACAAGTACCCAGAAGATCAGCACGAAAAAGACCTCGAGCAACACGTCGCCGCTGCCAACCGGGCGCACCAACGCGACTTCCTACAGGCCGTTGAAAACCGTACCAAGCCGGTCGCCGACATCGAGCAAGGCCACATCTCAACCGCCAGCTGCATCTTGGCCAACATGTCGCAAGAACTAGGCCGCAGTCTGGCTTGGGATCCTGCAAAGCACGAAGTCGTCGGCGACGACGAAGCCAACCAAATGCTGGCCCGCGAATACCGCGAAGGATACGAGCACCCGACAGCGGATAACGTGTAA